The following coding sequences lie in one Burkholderia cepacia genomic window:
- a CDS encoding LysR substrate-binding domain-containing protein, with protein MPGHDIPRGDGESLALADAALARPNFDVAALRSLVAGVDLGSFAKAADRVARSSSAVSAQIRKLEEQAGTPLFVKAGRGLALTDAGDAMLRYARRMIELNDEAAAAVRGVNLDGWVRVGLQEDFGEAILPDVLGRFARAHPKVRIEARVARNADLLDRLDANQLDLALVWGDPVSAALLSRPGIDSDVIAQVPMQWIGATGAGEFGMPGGGDEGAQGGAGAAHAAAGGRAAGEALPLVVFDRPCRFFGAATDALDRAGVPWRIAFTTPSLAGLWAAAAAGLGLTVRSHYGLPASVRVLDAASLGLPVLPSLPLILLRRASSATPTVDRLARIVTQAVREATEGEVALAA; from the coding sequence ATGCCCGGACATGACATTCCACGTGGCGACGGCGAATCGCTCGCGCTGGCCGATGCCGCGCTGGCCCGGCCCAACTTCGATGTGGCGGCGCTGCGCAGCCTCGTCGCGGGCGTGGATCTCGGCAGTTTTGCGAAGGCGGCCGACCGCGTCGCACGCTCGTCGTCGGCGGTGAGCGCGCAGATCCGCAAGCTCGAGGAGCAGGCCGGTACGCCATTGTTCGTGAAAGCCGGGCGCGGGCTCGCGTTGACCGATGCCGGCGACGCGATGCTGCGCTATGCGCGGCGGATGATCGAACTGAACGACGAGGCGGCTGCGGCCGTGCGCGGCGTGAATCTCGACGGCTGGGTACGCGTCGGGCTGCAGGAGGATTTCGGCGAGGCGATTCTGCCCGACGTGCTCGGGCGGTTCGCGCGCGCGCATCCGAAGGTGAGGATCGAGGCGCGCGTGGCGCGCAACGCCGACCTGCTCGACCGGCTCGACGCGAACCAGCTCGATCTCGCGCTGGTATGGGGCGATCCGGTGTCGGCCGCGCTGCTGTCGCGGCCGGGTATCGACAGCGATGTGATCGCGCAGGTGCCGATGCAGTGGATCGGGGCAACGGGGGCGGGCGAGTTCGGCATGCCAGGTGGGGGCGACGAGGGCGCGCAAGGCGGGGCGGGCGCCGCGCACGCCGCGGCGGGCGGCCGTGCCGCGGGCGAGGCGCTGCCGCTCGTCGTGTTCGACCGGCCGTGCCGGTTCTTCGGCGCCGCGACCGATGCGCTCGATCGCGCGGGCGTGCCGTGGCGCATCGCGTTCACGACGCCGAGTCTCGCCGGGTTATGGGCCGCGGCGGCGGCCGGCCTCGGGCTGACGGTGCGTTCGCACTACGGGCTGCCCGCGTCGGTGCGCGTGCTCGATGCGGCTTCGCTCGGATTGCCGGTGCTGCCGAGCCTGCCGCTGATCCTGC